A stretch of DNA from Silvanigrella paludirubra:
TTATCCTACATTTACACCTCCTGCATTTTCTATATATCCAATGAACACAAGGTTCCTGTTACCAGCTCAATTAATTGTAAGTAGTCTTTTATTTTTAATAACTCATTGGCTTTCATATTCTCTTAGTTCGCAAAAAAAATATTCGGAAAAACTTTTAGAAGATAATAATCGCATAGATAAATTAAGGGCATTGGGAGCTATTTCTGCTGGTTTTTCTCATGAGTTTGCAACACCATTAAATACAATAAAACTAAGATCCTCTCGACTCATAAGAAAAAACAATTTAGAAGAAAATGATGATATTAAAGTAATACTTAAAGCAATTCTCCAATGTGAAAATGCAATTAAACAAATGCATACAAAAACTTTATCTGAGGATGAAACAAACTTTGAAGTCGTAAATATTTCAGAAATTGTAAACAAAATTATTTTAAGCTGGTCTTCTAAAGAAAAATTGATACATTATAATTTAAATTCAAATGTAAAAAAAATAAGCTGTTACATTCCTATACTTGCTTTTACAAAAGCATTTATAGATCTATTAGATAATGCAGAACAAGCAAGTAAAATCTCCGAATCAAATAAAAATATTTTTATAATCGTTGAATTATTTAAAAAAGATGATTTTATACATTTAATTGTAAAAGATAACGGGATAGGTTGGCCTCAAATTGTTAAAAAATATGCTGGAAAACCATTTGTAACTACCAAAGAAAATGGAGTTGGCCTTGGTTTATATAATGGATTTACTTTTGCTTCTGCTGTTGGAGGAAAATTAATTTTATCTGACAATATTAACGGAGAAGGAGCATGTGCTCAATTTCAAATTCCTGTCTATAAAGAGGGAGCATAATATGACAAAAAAGAAAATTTTAATAATTGAAGACAACGAGGATTTTCGTTCATCATTAGCGCTTGAATTTGAAGATAAAGGTTTTGAAGTTATTCCAATTGAATCAATGAACCAAATACCAAAAACAAATATAGACTATGCTATCGTTGATTTAAGATTAAAAAATGATAATGGCATAAAATGCGTTGAATTAATTCAACAAATATCTCCTTTTTGTAGGATTGTTATGCTAACTGGATATCCGAGTTTAGCTACTGCTGTTAAAGCAATTAAAAAAGGCGCTATCAATTATCTTGCAAAGCCTGCTAATATGCAGCAATTAGAAAAAGCATTATTTGAAGAAGAGTTTATTGAAACAGAAAATAAAAAAAATACTAATGCCACATTTATACCTGTAGCACCAAGTCTTGCTAGGCATGAAAGAGAGTATATTGAATATATTTTATCTGAATGTAATGGTAATATTACTTCCGCAGCAAAAAGACTTGGACTTCATAGACAAAGTTTACAAAGAAAATTAAAAAAATATCCACCAAAAAGTTAAAATTCTATTATAACGAATTAAGACATGAATATAATTTTAATTTAATTTTATGAAATTGATCTATATTAGCTAACACAAGGATACTTTTTAGATTATTTTGATCATCAAAATAAGAATATTCTTTAAGTTTATTATTTTTTCTTTCATTAAATGAAATTTCAAGCTCCTCTTTTTTGGGACTTAAAATATATTGTGAACATGAATGATAATCGTAGTAAATAATACCATTTATAATTATTTTACAATTTTTTTTATCAAAATATTTAGATTTCATTAAAAAATTATTATACTCTTGATTTGATTCTACAAAAAAATTATTGCAGTATACAGAAGTAGATAAAATGAAGTCTTTATTTTCTTTTACTCTAATTTCATTTTGAAAAGAAATATTTTGTTTTATAGAAGCATGACATAATCCTGCATAAAATAATATAATTGTTAAAATAATCCTCATAAATAATATTTTCATAAATTTTCCAAAATTTTTAGCATATAAAACAAAAATTCATATTATAGGTAAAATAATACTTTTATCCTCAACTTCTAAATAGAACTAAATTATTATAATGTCAAATTTATTCAAATTAGTAAAAAAAATGAATAAAAATAGGATTAAAGAAACAAATTTAAACATATTTTTATTTAATTAAAATAAATTTATAATTTAAAAAATTTATTAATCATATTGCTTATAAGGCTTAAATAAGCTAAATAAGAGGGCGATTATAGATACAAAAATAATAAAATAAGCTGGAGAAATAGTGGAACCTGTTTTTTCGATTAAAGAAGTTACTATAAGTGGAGTTAATCCACCAAAAATTGCAAAAGCTAAATTATAACTAAACGAAGCCCCTGAATATCT
This window harbors:
- a CDS encoding ATP-binding protein: MLFIDLHKKIKKYFLGNRFPDENRTKLFWLIRLRWLAILGLLITLYLEIKLEWIADSFIALYIVTLINLIILNLCTYYITKKIINISLNIVFFQLICDLSAITFLFVITGGVWNPFVQIIFLNIILGSILLKGFSALLFFIYAILCVLFLHYPTFTPPAFSIYPMNTRFLLPAQLIVSSLLFLITHWLSYSLSSQKKYSEKLLEDNNRIDKLRALGAISAGFSHEFATPLNTIKLRSSRLIRKNNLEENDDIKVILKAILQCENAIKQMHTKTLSEDETNFEVVNISEIVNKIILSWSSKEKLIHYNLNSNVKKISCYIPILAFTKAFIDLLDNAEQASKISESNKNIFIIVELFKKDDFIHLIVKDNGIGWPQIVKKYAGKPFVTTKENGVGLGLYNGFTFASAVGGKLILSDNINGEGACAQFQIPVYKEGA
- a CDS encoding response regulator transcription factor encodes the protein MTKKKILIIEDNEDFRSSLALEFEDKGFEVIPIESMNQIPKTNIDYAIVDLRLKNDNGIKCVELIQQISPFCRIVMLTGYPSLATAVKAIKKGAINYLAKPANMQQLEKALFEEEFIETENKKNTNATFIPVAPSLARHEREYIEYILSECNGNITSAAKRLGLHRQSLQRKLKKYPPKS